Proteins encoded within one genomic window of Solibaculum mannosilyticum:
- a CDS encoding hydrogenase iron-sulfur subunit produces the protein MQVTETKEFKPKIVAFCCNWCSYAGADLAGTNRLNYPADVKIIRVPCSCRVNPMFILRAFQRGADGVILCGCHPGDCHYTTGNYFTRRRMALLFSMLDYLGIEKERTRVEWVSAAEGAKFAETMNSFVEAVTKLGENKRLGDLRCKVK, from the coding sequence ATGCAAGTAACCGAGACCAAAGAGTTCAAACCGAAAATTGTTGCATTCTGCTGCAACTGGTGCTCCTATGCCGGCGCCGACTTGGCGGGTACCAACCGTCTTAATTATCCCGCCGACGTTAAAATCATCCGCGTGCCCTGCTCCTGCCGCGTCAACCCCATGTTTATCCTGCGTGCCTTCCAGCGGGGCGCCGACGGCGTCATCCTGTGCGGCTGCCATCCCGGCGACTGCCACTATACCACCGGCAACTACTTCACCCGCCGCCGTATGGCTCTGCTGTTCTCCATGCTGGACTACCTGGGCATCGAGAAGGAACGCACCCGTGTGGAATGGGTATCGGCCGCTGAGGGCGCCAAGTTCGCCGAAACCATGAACAGCTTCGTGGAGGCCGTCACCAAGCTGGGTGAAAACAAAAGATTGGGGGATTTGCGATGCAAAGTGAAATGA
- a CDS encoding M16 family metallopeptidase, whose protein sequence is MEQITLSNGVRILLENIPFFKTASFGIWVLNGSRHERPEEGGASHFLEHMMFKGTASRSALDIAIQSDLFGGQLNAYTSKEYTCYYAHTLSDHATTAFEMLCDMLTGPRMDKEDVELERGVILDEIAMYEDSAEDVAADLLYDGVWAGHSLGRPILGTADTVSSFTAQDLRRYLDGHYTPDRILVSVCGSFDRETMLDICNRYLGTLVPRKGRHVEDIPAFTTSIRLKEKDFEQSAILLGFPGLPLEDENRIALSIFSNIAGGNASSRLFQRLREELGLVYSVSSYCICHKGAGLMAVGLTVTPDLEEKALEETMKVLKRLRQSVTQEELTRAKEQLKAGLVMGMEGISSRAGSAARSCLLENRIYTEDMLIQRVDAVTLDELMQKAQQSLCFDRMAVAAAGRLKSQAFYQSLRA, encoded by the coding sequence ATGGAACAAATTACGCTGTCAAACGGCGTTCGCATTTTGCTGGAGAACATCCCCTTTTTTAAAACGGCTTCTTTCGGCATCTGGGTATTAAATGGGTCCCGGCATGAAAGGCCTGAGGAGGGCGGCGCTTCCCACTTTCTAGAACACATGATGTTTAAAGGCACCGCTTCCCGTTCGGCGCTGGATATCGCCATCCAAAGCGATCTGTTCGGCGGCCAGCTCAATGCTTATACCTCCAAAGAGTACACTTGTTATTACGCCCATACATTGTCCGACCATGCCACTACGGCCTTTGAGATGCTGTGCGACATGCTCACCGGCCCGCGGATGGACAAGGAGGATGTGGAGCTGGAACGGGGCGTTATCCTGGACGAAATCGCCATGTATGAGGACAGCGCGGAGGACGTGGCCGCCGACCTGCTGTACGACGGCGTATGGGCCGGGCATTCTTTGGGACGTCCCATTTTGGGTACGGCCGATACGGTCTCTTCCTTTACCGCCCAGGATCTTCGCCGTTATCTGGACGGACACTATACCCCCGATCGGATCTTGGTTTCGGTGTGCGGCTCCTTTGACCGGGAGACCATGCTGGACATCTGCAACCGGTACTTAGGAACTCTTGTCCCCAGAAAGGGACGTCATGTGGAAGACATCCCGGCCTTTACGACCTCCATCCGCCTCAAGGAAAAGGACTTTGAGCAGTCGGCCATTTTACTGGGATTCCCCGGCCTCCCCCTGGAGGATGAAAACCGCATCGCCCTCTCGATCTTCAGCAACATCGCCGGTGGCAATGCCTCTTCCCGCCTTTTCCAGCGGCTTCGGGAAGAATTGGGCCTTGTGTATTCGGTGTCCTCCTACTGCATTTGTCACAAGGGAGCCGGGCTCATGGCGGTTGGGTTGACGGTCACGCCGGATCTGGAGGAAAAAGCTCTGGAGGAAACTATGAAAGTCCTAAAAAGGCTCAGGCAATCGGTCACACAGGAGGAGCTGACACGGGCAAAAGAACAGCTCAAGGCGGGGCTGGTCATGGGGATGGAGGGCATCTCTTCCCGGGCAGGCAGCGCTGCGCGCAGCTGTCTTCTGGAAAACCGGATCTACACCGAGGACATGCTCATCCAAAGGGTGGATGCGGTCACTCTGGACGAGCTCATGCAGAAAGCGCAGCAATCCCTCTGTTTTGACCGCATGGCGGTAGCCGCGGCCGGACGTCTGAAATCCCAGGCCTTCTATCAAAGCCTAAGAGCCTAA
- the proB gene encoding glutamate 5-kinase yields the protein MSLELFQDAQRIVVKVGTSTLTHDTGKLHIRRIEGLVRVLSDLKNEGREIILVSSGAIGVGVGKMGLVRRPSDPAGRQALAAVGQCELMFMYDKLFSEYGHVVAQVLLTRFDVDNAERKHNVINTFSRLLDLGALPIVNENDTVAIDELVGNNFGDNDTLSAIVAKIVDADALVLLTDIDGLYTDDPHKNPQAQRIDVVHTIDDSVRKLAKGRGSSRGTGGMVTKIAAAQIAMDAGIPCAIVLGEKPHRLYHLFEGTQTGTVFLPSGVE from the coding sequence ATGTCTTTGGAACTGTTTCAGGATGCCCAGCGCATCGTGGTCAAGGTAGGCACCTCCACCTTGACCCATGATACGGGCAAGCTTCATATCCGCCGTATCGAGGGATTGGTACGGGTTTTATCCGACCTCAAAAATGAGGGACGGGAAATTATTTTAGTGTCGTCGGGCGCCATCGGCGTAGGCGTTGGCAAGATGGGCCTTGTACGCCGTCCCAGCGACCCGGCCGGACGTCAGGCTTTGGCGGCTGTCGGACAATGCGAGCTGATGTTTATGTATGACAAACTGTTCAGCGAATACGGCCATGTGGTGGCACAGGTGCTGCTCACGCGGTTCGATGTAGACAACGCTGAACGCAAACACAACGTCATCAACACCTTCTCCCGTTTGCTCGATCTGGGTGCACTGCCCATCGTCAACGAAAACGATACCGTAGCCATCGACGAATTGGTGGGCAACAATTTTGGCGACAACGATACCCTGTCGGCCATCGTGGCGAAAATTGTGGATGCCGATGCTCTGGTCCTGCTGACCGACATCGATGGCCTTTACACCGACGATCCCCATAAGAATCCTCAGGCCCAGCGCATCGATGTGGTGCATACCATCGACGATTCCGTCCGCAAATTGGCCAAGGGGAGGGGTTCCTCCCGCGGGACAGGCGGCATGGTGACCAAAATCGCCGCCGCCCAGATCGCCATGGACGCCGGGATTCCCTGCGCCATTGTACTAGGCGAGAAGCCCCACAGGCTTTATCATCTCTTTGAAGGCACCCAGACAGGCACCGTTTTCCTTCCCAGCGGAGTGGAATAA
- a CDS encoding Crp/Fnr family transcriptional regulator, which translates to MTLEEYLPFWKQLTSAQQNLLGQAASMRTAKAGEPIHRGSEDCVGLLIVVKGRLRAYTVSDEGRELTLYRLLERDLCLFSASCMFQSIQFDVMVEAEVETRMIHIPASIYRQVMQQSAAAANYTNELLASHFSDVMWLMDQVLFKRMDSRLAAFLLEESGLEQSENLKITHETIARHLGSAREVVTRMLKYFQEEGLVTLSRGTVSIRDEKGLRDVARESLR; encoded by the coding sequence ATGACCTTAGAGGAATACTTGCCCTTTTGGAAGCAGCTGACTTCCGCCCAACAGAATCTTTTGGGACAAGCGGCGTCGATGCGCACGGCCAAAGCGGGAGAACCCATCCACAGAGGGTCAGAGGACTGTGTAGGACTTCTCATTGTGGTAAAGGGGCGGCTGAGGGCCTACACCGTCTCGGACGAGGGGCGGGAATTGACCCTTTATCGTCTGTTGGAGCGGGATTTATGTTTGTTTTCCGCCTCCTGTATGTTTCAAAGCATCCAGTTTGACGTCATGGTAGAGGCTGAGGTGGAGACCCGGATGATCCATATCCCGGCGTCAATTTATCGGCAGGTGATGCAGCAGTCGGCGGCGGCCGCCAATTACACCAATGAATTGTTGGCATCCCATTTTTCCGACGTCATGTGGCTGATGGATCAGGTGCTGTTTAAACGGATGGATTCCCGCCTGGCCGCCTTTTTGCTGGAAGAGAGCGGGTTGGAACAAAGTGAAAACCTCAAAATCACTCACGAGACCATTGCGCGGCATTTGGGAAGCGCCCGGGAGGTGGTGACAAGAATGCTCAAGTACTTCCAGGAGGAGGGACTGGTGACCTTGTCTAGAGGGACGGTGTCCATTCGAGACGAAAAAGGGCTGCGGGATGTGGCGAGGGAAAGCCTTCGGTAA
- a CDS encoding NAD(P)/FAD-dependent oxidoreductase produces MTATTLVSETPVWTAINSVPTQYPWLDQDETCEVAVIGAGITGALCALRLAQAGVNTVLLAANAVGYGSTGVSPGLMDYDGAGTLTHLSKQVGMDKAVRAFELCSHALDEMQSLVESLPEDVGFARKDSLLYTDNPQIANILRQEYALRLHTGFPVELVEQPSAREQYSFPLEAGILTKGMSAQADPYRLCHALVNAAQESGARVYENTCVESITTEEESVQCLHTCTRHCVRAKKVIMASGHDCAQFTGGLLPVRKAYAIATKPVDEFAGWPNQINIREESAQSIYLRTTPDGRLLVGDIPAASRLGGLVILPKTADRRYADLECRLKDMFPGIRGIEVEYRFAGSMAGTTDGLPIIGGMAQHEEWYFALCPGVGGMLWAEVASRLLTALYKGETCEELALFAPSRK; encoded by the coding sequence ATGACTGCAACAACCCTTGTATCGGAAACCCCTGTTTGGACTGCTATAAATTCCGTTCCCACGCAATACCCCTGGCTGGATCAAGATGAAACCTGTGAGGTGGCCGTCATCGGCGCTGGGATCACAGGTGCTCTGTGCGCTCTGCGTTTGGCGCAGGCCGGTGTGAATACCGTCCTGTTGGCAGCCAACGCCGTAGGCTACGGCAGTACTGGAGTCTCTCCGGGGCTCATGGACTACGATGGAGCTGGGACATTAACCCATCTGTCCAAGCAGGTGGGGATGGACAAAGCCGTGCGGGCCTTTGAATTGTGTTCCCATGCCCTGGACGAAATGCAGAGCTTAGTGGAAAGCCTGCCGGAAGATGTGGGCTTTGCCCGCAAGGACAGCCTGCTTTATACCGACAATCCTCAAATTGCCAACATTCTCCGCCAGGAATACGCCCTGCGTCTGCACACCGGATTCCCTGTGGAATTGGTGGAACAGCCCTCGGCCAGAGAACAGTATTCCTTCCCACTGGAGGCGGGAATCCTCACCAAAGGGATGTCGGCTCAGGCGGACCCTTATCGTCTGTGCCACGCCTTGGTGAATGCCGCACAGGAATCGGGGGCAAGGGTGTATGAAAACACCTGTGTGGAGAGCATCACCACGGAAGAGGAATCGGTGCAGTGTCTCCACACCTGTACCCGTCACTGCGTCCGGGCCAAGAAGGTCATTATGGCGTCCGGACACGACTGCGCCCAGTTTACCGGTGGACTTCTGCCGGTCCGTAAGGCTTACGCCATCGCCACCAAGCCGGTCGATGAGTTTGCCGGATGGCCGAATCAAATCAACATCCGTGAGGAAAGCGCCCAATCCATCTATCTGCGCACTACGCCGGATGGCCGCCTGCTGGTGGGGGATATCCCGGCAGCCAGCCGATTGGGTGGACTGGTTATCCTGCCAAAGACAGCCGACAGAAGATACGCCGATCTGGAATGCCGTCTCAAGGATATGTTCCCCGGCATCCGCGGCATCGAGGTGGAGTACCGGTTTGCCGGCTCCATGGCTGGGACAACCGATGGACTTCCCATCATCGGCGGCATGGCGCAGCATGAGGAATGGTATTTTGCCCTCTGTCCCGGAGTAGGCGGGATGCTGTGGGCGGAGGTGGCGTCCCGGCTGCTCACCGCTTTGTACAAAGGGGAGACCTGTGAAGAGCTGGCTCTCTTTGCCCCATCCCGCAAATGA
- a CDS encoding 4Fe-4S dicluster domain-containing protein, whose product MQDNNMKETILRISGVDVLKCMRCGKCSGTCPSYDEMEYHPHEFVYMVEKGQIEPLMKSKSIYTCLSCFACVERCPRDVEPAKLVEAIRLAVIRGQGENHLKPESIPELLDENLPQQAIVSAFRKYSK is encoded by the coding sequence ATGCAGGATAACAACATGAAGGAAACCATCCTCCGAATCAGCGGCGTCGACGTGCTCAAATGCATGCGGTGCGGCAAATGCTCCGGCACCTGCCCCTCCTACGACGAGATGGAATACCATCCCCATGAGTTCGTCTACATGGTGGAAAAGGGCCAGATCGAACCGCTGATGAAATCCAAATCGATTTACACATGCCTTTCGTGCTTTGCCTGCGTGGAGCGTTGCCCCCGCGATGTAGAACCCGCCAAATTGGTGGAGGCCATCCGTTTGGCTGTCATCCGTGGGCAGGGTGAGAACCATCTCAAACCCGAAAGCATCCCCGAACTGCTGGATGAAAACCTGCCACAGCAGGCCATTGTCAGCGCGTTCCGCAAGTATAGTAAATAA
- a CDS encoding metallophosphoesterase → MRILVVSDTHGDIYSLQQAVLQQPKAEVIIHLGDGASEASDLKFQYPNKAVLQVRGNCDWGSSLPIFGTQTIEGKRFFFTHGHAYHAKSGMLSLVMAARENHADVLLFGHTHLAVTDYENGLYIMNPGTLSGSGCGRKTYGIVDITPAGIVTNIMNLR, encoded by the coding sequence ATGCGTATTTTAGTGGTGTCCGATACCCACGGCGATATTTATTCCCTACAACAAGCCGTATTACAACAGCCGAAAGCCGAGGTGATCATCCATCTGGGGGATGGCGCCAGTGAAGCGTCGGATCTTAAATTCCAATATCCGAATAAAGCGGTGCTGCAAGTGCGGGGCAATTGTGACTGGGGCAGCAGCCTGCCGATTTTCGGTACTCAGACCATAGAGGGAAAACGGTTCTTTTTTACCCACGGCCATGCTTATCATGCAAAGTCGGGGATGCTGTCCCTTGTGATGGCGGCGCGAGAAAACCATGCGGATGTTCTGTTGTTTGGACATACCCACTTGGCTGTTACAGACTATGAGAATGGCCTCTATATTATGAATCCCGGAACGCTTTCCGGATCAGGATGTGGGAGAAAGACCTATGGAATTGTGGATATCACGCCGGCCGGGATCGTCACTAATATTATGAATCTACGGTAG
- the fumC gene encoding class II fumarate hydratase, protein MEYRIEHDSMGEVKVPADKYWAAQTERSHENFLIGVGIETMPREITHAFGILKKAAAMANHALKPEKMTDEKLSAIEAACDEVISGSLNDHFPLVVWQTGSGTQSNMNANEVIANRGNEIAGKKLLHPNDDINMSQSSNDTFPTAMHISAVLAIEDKLFPAIDTLVETFKRLEAENEGIVKSGRTHLQDATPITFSQEISGWRSSLEKDRKMLEIALPELKELALGGTAVGTGLNTPKGFDVKVAEAVSQITGKQFVTAPNKFHALTSKDELVFAHGALKALAADMMKIANDVRWLASGPRDGLGEIFIPENEPGSSIMPGKVNPTQCEAVTMVAVQVMGNDVAVGMAASQGNFELNVFMPVCIYNFLQSARLLAEAILSFNRNCAVGIKANKEKMHHNLHNSLMLVTALNPYIGYENAAKTAKKAYKDGISLKEACISLGFLTEEKFDEVFHPEQMV, encoded by the coding sequence ATGGAATATCGCATCGAACATGATTCCATGGGCGAAGTCAAGGTTCCTGCTGACAAGTATTGGGCGGCACAGACCGAACGCAGCCATGAGAATTTCCTCATCGGCGTCGGCATCGAGACCATGCCCCGGGAAATCACCCATGCTTTCGGCATCCTGAAAAAGGCCGCCGCCATGGCAAACCACGCCCTCAAACCGGAGAAAATGACCGATGAAAAACTCAGCGCCATCGAAGCTGCCTGCGATGAAGTCATCAGCGGTTCTTTAAACGATCATTTCCCCCTGGTGGTCTGGCAGACCGGCAGCGGTACCCAGTCCAATATGAACGCCAACGAAGTCATCGCCAACCGCGGCAATGAAATCGCCGGCAAAAAGCTTTTGCATCCCAACGACGACATCAACATGAGCCAGTCGTCCAACGATACCTTCCCTACGGCCATGCACATCTCTGCAGTGCTGGCCATTGAAGATAAGCTCTTCCCGGCCATCGATACATTGGTGGAGACCTTCAAGCGTCTGGAAGCGGAAAATGAGGGCATCGTCAAGAGCGGCCGCACCCATCTCCAGGACGCCACCCCCATCACCTTCTCCCAGGAGATCAGCGGCTGGCGCTCCTCCCTGGAAAAGGATCGCAAGATGCTGGAAATCGCCCTTCCGGAACTCAAAGAACTGGCTCTGGGCGGCACCGCTGTGGGCACCGGCCTCAATACCCCCAAAGGATTTGACGTCAAGGTGGCCGAAGCTGTGTCCCAGATCACCGGCAAGCAGTTTGTCACCGCTCCTAATAAATTCCATGCCCTCACCAGCAAGGATGAATTGGTATTCGCCCACGGCGCTCTCAAGGCCCTGGCTGCCGATATGATGAAGATTGCCAACGACGTCCGTTGGCTGGCCAGCGGTCCCCGCGACGGCCTGGGTGAGATCTTCATCCCGGAAAACGAGCCCGGCTCTTCCATCATGCCCGGCAAGGTCAATCCCACCCAGTGTGAAGCCGTCACCATGGTGGCTGTCCAGGTGATGGGCAACGATGTGGCTGTCGGCATGGCCGCCAGCCAAGGTAATTTCGAACTCAACGTCTTTATGCCGGTGTGCATTTATAACTTCCTCCAGTCGGCCCGTCTGCTGGCTGAAGCCATCCTTTCCTTTAACCGCAACTGTGCGGTGGGCATCAAGGCCAACAAGGAAAAGATGCATCACAACCTCCACAATTCCCTTATGCTGGTGACGGCGCTCAATCCTTACATTGGTTACGAAAACGCCGCCAAGACCGCCAAAAAGGCTTATAAAGACGGCATCTCGCTGAAAGAAGCCTGCATCTCGCTGGGCTTCTTGACCGAGGAAAAATTTGACGAGGTCTTCCACCCCGAACAAATGGTATAA
- a CDS encoding L-lactate dehydrogenase: MSSKITIIGTGSVGSTIAYTLMVEGTASEIVMIDINRDKSLGEALDIRQGTPFCSPVSIYAGSYQDAKDSDIVILTSGVARKPGQSRLDLAQTNVNITKQIIPELVKYAPDAIYIVVSNPVDILTYQFCKTSGLPEHRIIGSGTILDTARLRARLAEYYNISQQNVHAYVFGEHGDTSFVPWSLGNISNIPIAKYGDCLTETGTVSPALVYEDVENYIRKSGGKIISRKGATFYAVSASVCHICKCVLSGSDTTMTVSSLLHGEYGIDDVCLSVLTVVGRDGIKGKLMAPLTDEEQGLLRKSADSLHEVINNLQF, translated from the coding sequence ATGAGCAGCAAAATTACAATTATTGGAACTGGAAGCGTTGGTTCCACAATTGCCTACACTCTGATGGTTGAGGGAACTGCTTCCGAAATTGTCATGATCGACATCAATCGAGACAAGTCCTTGGGCGAGGCTTTGGACATCCGCCAAGGTACCCCCTTCTGCTCCCCTGTTTCCATTTATGCCGGCAGCTATCAAGACGCCAAAGATTCCGACATTGTGATTTTGACATCCGGCGTGGCCAGAAAACCGGGACAGTCCCGTCTGGATCTGGCCCAGACCAATGTAAATATCACCAAACAGATCATTCCTGAGCTTGTCAAATACGCCCCTGACGCCATTTATATCGTCGTCAGCAACCCGGTCGATATCTTGACCTACCAGTTCTGCAAGACCTCCGGCCTGCCGGAACACCGCATCATCGGTTCGGGTACCATCTTGGATACCGCCCGTCTGCGCGCCCGTTTGGCTGAGTATTACAACATCAGCCAGCAGAACGTCCACGCTTACGTATTCGGCGAACACGGCGACACTTCCTTTGTGCCGTGGTCCCTGGGCAACATCTCCAACATCCCGATCGCCAAGTACGGCGACTGCCTCACTGAAACCGGCACTGTCAGCCCGGCACTGGTCTATGAGGATGTGGAGAATTACATCCGCAAATCCGGCGGCAAGATCATCTCCCGCAAGGGCGCTACCTTCTACGCTGTTTCGGCTTCGGTCTGCCACATCTGCAAATGCGTTTTGAGCGGTTCCGATACTACCATGACCGTCTCCTCCCTGCTGCACGGCGAATACGGCATCGACGACGTCTGCCTCAGCGTGCTGACCGTTGTGGGACGCGATGGCATCAAAGGCAAGCTGATGGCTCCCCTCACCGACGAAGAACAGGGCCTCCTGCGCAAGAGTGCCGACAGCCTCCACGAGGTCATCAACAACCTCCAATTCTAA
- a CDS encoding CoB--CoM heterodisulfide reductase iron-sulfur subunit A family protein, whose product MQRIGVFVCHCGTNIAGTVDVHAVAEALKMEPGVVFSIDYQYMCSEAGQNIVKDAIKEHKLTGVVICSCSPRMHEGTFRKAAASVGLNPYMVEIANIREQCSWIHKDKQTGTEKAIILGKAAIAKVHLNAPLTAGTSPVTKRALVIGGGIAGIQTALDIADAGFEVDIVEKNPTIGGKMTQIDKTFPTLDCAACILTPKMVDCAQNDKIKIYSYSEVTDVKGFVGNFTVTIKKKARYVDETKCTGCGDCTEKCPMKKVPNEFNLGLDTRRAIYIPFAQAVPKVATIDPDYCNMIKNGKCGLCARVCGAGAIDYKQQDQLIEEKYGAIVIATGFNPIKLDNFDEFAYSQSPDVVTSLEFERLTNAAGPTAGTLLRPSDGKHPHTIVFVQCVGSRDTSGCGKPYCSKICCMYTAKHAMLTREKYPDTDVYVFYIDVRTPGKNFDEFYRRAVEQYGVHYIKGMVGKVAPQADGTLKVQASDLISNEQLHIDADMVVLATAIEPDKSARSLGTMLTASMDTNDFFTEAHPKLRPVESPTAGVFLSGACQGPKDIPETVAQAGAAASKVIGLLVKDQLTGNPCVAQSNELMCNGCSACEKVCPYGAITYMDKEFKMPDRTVAIRRVASVNEAVCQGCGACTVACPSGAMDLKGFSNSQIMAEVDAICK is encoded by the coding sequence ATGCAGAGAATAGGCGTATTTGTCTGCCATTGTGGCACAAACATTGCCGGTACGGTTGATGTCCATGCTGTGGCGGAAGCCCTCAAGATGGAGCCCGGCGTGGTCTTCTCCATCGATTATCAGTATATGTGCTCCGAGGCAGGCCAAAACATCGTCAAGGACGCCATCAAGGAACATAAATTGACAGGCGTGGTCATCTGCTCCTGTTCGCCCCGTATGCACGAGGGTACCTTCCGCAAAGCCGCTGCTTCTGTAGGACTCAATCCCTATATGGTGGAAATCGCCAACATCCGTGAGCAGTGCTCCTGGATCCACAAGGACAAGCAGACCGGTACCGAAAAGGCCATTATCCTGGGCAAGGCCGCCATCGCCAAGGTGCATCTCAACGCTCCTCTGACCGCTGGAACAAGCCCAGTTACCAAGCGCGCTCTGGTCATCGGCGGCGGTATCGCCGGCATCCAGACCGCTTTGGACATCGCAGACGCCGGTTTTGAAGTGGACATCGTGGAAAAGAATCCCACCATCGGCGGCAAGATGACCCAGATCGACAAAACCTTCCCCACCTTGGACTGTGCGGCTTGTATCCTTACCCCCAAGATGGTGGACTGTGCGCAGAACGATAAAATCAAAATTTATTCTTACAGTGAAGTCACCGACGTCAAAGGCTTTGTGGGCAACTTCACCGTTACCATCAAAAAGAAGGCCCGTTACGTAGACGAGACCAAGTGCACCGGCTGCGGCGACTGTACTGAAAAGTGCCCCATGAAGAAGGTTCCCAACGAGTTCAACCTGGGGCTGGATACCCGCCGCGCCATTTACATTCCTTTTGCACAGGCTGTCCCCAAGGTGGCTACCATTGATCCTGACTACTGCAACATGATCAAAAACGGCAAGTGCGGACTGTGCGCACGGGTGTGCGGCGCCGGCGCCATCGATTATAAGCAGCAGGATCAACTGATTGAAGAGAAGTACGGCGCCATCGTCATAGCCACTGGTTTCAATCCCATCAAGCTGGATAACTTCGATGAATTTGCCTACTCCCAGAGCCCTGATGTGGTCACTTCTCTGGAGTTTGAGCGTCTCACAAACGCCGCTGGTCCTACCGCCGGCACCTTGCTCCGTCCTTCCGACGGCAAGCATCCCCACACCATTGTATTCGTCCAGTGTGTGGGCAGCCGCGATACCTCCGGCTGCGGCAAACCCTACTGCTCCAAGATCTGCTGCATGTACACGGCCAAGCATGCCATGCTGACCCGTGAGAAATATCCGGACACCGACGTTTATGTGTTTTACATCGACGTCCGTACCCCCGGCAAGAATTTCGATGAGTTCTACCGCCGCGCTGTGGAACAGTACGGCGTCCATTACATCAAAGGCATGGTGGGCAAAGTGGCTCCCCAAGCCGACGGCACCTTGAAGGTTCAGGCCTCCGACCTGATCTCCAACGAGCAGCTCCACATCGATGCCGACATGGTGGTCCTGGCCACCGCCATCGAGCCGGACAAGAGCGCCCGTTCTCTGGGCACCATGCTGACCGCCAGCATGGACACCAACGACTTCTTCACCGAGGCCCATCCCAAACTCCGTCCTGTGGAAAGCCCCACCGCCGGCGTCTTCCTGTCGGGCGCCTGTCAAGGCCCCAAGGACATCCCCGAGACGGTGGCTCAGGCCGGCGCCGCCGCTTCCAAGGTCATCGGCCTGCTGGTCAAGGATCAGCTGACCGGCAACCCCTGTGTGGCCCAGTCCAACGAGCTCATGTGCAACGGCTGTTCAGCCTGTGAAAAGGTCTGCCCCTACGGCGCCATCACGTACATGGACAAAGAATTTAAAATGCCCGACCGCACTGTGGCCATCCGCCGCGTCGCGTCGGTTAATGAGGCCGTCTGCCAAGGCTGCGGCGCTTGTACCGTTGCCTGCCCGTCGGGCGCGATGGACCTCAAAGGATTTTCCAACAGTCAGATTATGGCGGAGGTGGATGCAATATGCAAGTAA
- a CDS encoding CoB--CoM heterodisulfide reductase iron-sulfur subunit B family protein codes for MIFSYYPGCTLKTKAKELDRYARRSAEALGITLSELPDWQCCGGVYPMAKDEIATKLSSVRALASARDAGQDLVTLCSACHNVLKQVNNDMANDENIALKANNYMQLEEEYHGETKVIHFLELLRDVVGFDEIKKKVTNPLKGKKIGAYYGCLLLRPGKVLQMDNPENPKIMEDFIRAIGATPVIYPMRNECCGGYVTMENKDLANKKSGAVLSSAEDQGVEMMITACPLCLYNLNQNKDGHDVPVYYFTELLAEALGVKD; via the coding sequence ATGATTTTTAGTTATTATCCTGGCTGCACGCTGAAAACCAAGGCCAAGGAACTGGATCGGTATGCCCGTCGGTCGGCTGAAGCCCTGGGCATCACCCTCAGCGAACTTCCGGATTGGCAGTGCTGCGGCGGCGTTTACCCTATGGCCAAGGACGAAATCGCCACGAAATTATCGTCGGTACGCGCTCTGGCCTCGGCCCGGGATGCCGGACAGGATCTTGTAACCCTGTGCTCGGCTTGTCACAACGTACTGAAACAAGTCAACAACGATATGGCCAATGACGAAAACATCGCTTTGAAGGCCAACAATTATATGCAGCTGGAAGAGGAATACCACGGTGAAACCAAGGTCATCCACTTCTTGGAACTGCTGCGGGACGTAGTGGGATTTGACGAGATCAAAAAAAAGGTGACAAATCCCCTCAAAGGCAAGAAGATCGGCGCCTATTACGGCTGTCTGCTTCTCCGTCCCGGCAAGGTGCTCCAGATGGACAACCCGGAAAATCCCAAGATTATGGAGGATTTCATCCGTGCCATCGGCGCCACCCCGGTGATCTATCCCATGCGCAACGAGTGCTGCGGCGGCTACGTCACCATGGAGAATAAGGATCTTGCCAACAAAAAGAGCGGCGCGGTCCTCTCCAGTGCGGAGGACCAGGGTGTGGAAATGATGATCACCGCCTGCCCGCTGTGCCTCTATAACCTCAACCAAAACAAGGACGGCCATGACGTCCCGGTCTACTACTTTACCGAATTGCTCGCCGAAGCCCTCGGCGTCAAGGACTAA